A DNA window from Ipomoea triloba cultivar NCNSP0323 chromosome 10, ASM357664v1 contains the following coding sequences:
- the LOC116032678 gene encoding formin-like protein 17: MKGKALFSRAISCINSQTKKLKPLHWLKISRAVQGSLWAETQKSETAKAPELDISELESLFSAAVPNSDKASSGRKGNSRTSLGAKAEKVQLVIYVPFGCIFTNALFPYDF, from the exons ATGAAAGGGAAAGCACTGTTTTCCCGTGCCATCAGTTGTATAAATAGTCAGACAAAGAAACTGAAACCATTGCACTGGTTGAAGATAAGCAGAGCAGTCCAGGGAAGCTTGTGGGCCGAGACACAAAAATCTGAAACAGCCAA GGCTCCAGAACTTGATATATCAGAACTTGAATCACTCTTCTCAGCTGCAGTTCCAAATTCAGACAAAGCTAGCTCGGGAAGGAAAGGAAATTCGAGGACCTCATTGGGGGCAAAAGCTGAGAAAGTGCAACTGGTGATTTATGTTCCTTTTGGATGCATATTTACAAATGCACTATTTCCTTACGACTTTTAA